The region TCAACAAATGAATAGAACTTGGATACTTCTTTTTATTTCAACAATTTTCAATTTTATGCATGCGCAAACAATTGATACGTTAGTAACTGTTGGAAATCATAAATTACATTTTACTATTATTAAAGGGAAAGGAACTCCCATCCTTTTTGAATCAGGAAATGGTGACGATGGTAATGTTTGGCAATCAATAACAAACGAAATTTACAAAAAAACAAAAGCTACTATAATCAACTATGATAGGGCTGGTTTAGGCAAAAGTGAAATAGATACAACAAAAATTAGTTTCCAAAACGAAGTTAAAGATTTAGAAATTGCCTTAAAGAAATTAGGTTATTCAAAAAAAATATACCTTGTTTGCCATTCTTTTGGAGGGTATTATGCTTCTTATTTTGCGTATAGAAATCCTAAAAAGGTTAAAGGTGTAGTTTGTGTTGATACAGCCACCCCTTGTTTTTTTACTAAAAAATGGTCGGACGAATTTATTCAAACTATAAGTGAAGAAGATTGGAAAATGATTAAATACTATAAACCAGGTTTGTTTTATGTTTTAAAAAATTTTTCACTTACGGCCGAATTCATGCAAGACAAGTTTTTAAATTCAACAACTCCTGTAACAATGATTAGGGCAGAAAATATACAGCCCATGATTAGAGAAGATGAAAAAGAAAAGTGGTTAAATTGCTGTAAAGAATTTGGAACCATGCCTAATCATAATTTCGTAATTGCTACTAACGCTGACCATAAGGTTTGGGAAAAAAATCCAACAATCGTTATTGAAGAAATAGTAAAAATGTATAAAAAAATGTAAGAAACATTAATCAGATTCACAATCTCTAACAGCGATAGGTTATGAAAGCAATTTTTTTGATCAAGCCCATTTCATCAAAGACGTTAAACGATTTACAGGTGAAACAAAAAAATGGAACCTGTTGAGGTAAAAAAAAAAGATT is a window of Flavobacterium indicum GPTSA100-9 = DSM 17447 DNA encoding:
- a CDS encoding alpha/beta fold hydrolase; translation: MNRTWILLFISTIFNFMHAQTIDTLVTVGNHKLHFTIIKGKGTPILFESGNGDDGNVWQSITNEIYKKTKATIINYDRAGLGKSEIDTTKISFQNEVKDLEIALKKLGYSKKIYLVCHSFGGYYASYFAYRNPKKVKGVVCVDTATPCFFTKKWSDEFIQTISEEDWKMIKYYKPGLFYVLKNFSLTAEFMQDKFLNSTTPVTMIRAENIQPMIREDEKEKWLNCCKEFGTMPNHNFVIATNADHKVWEKNPTIVIEEIVKMYKKM